In uncultured Desulfovibrio sp., the sequence TCAAGGCTGGTCACACGCTCGCGGATATGCGCATACATGCGAACGGCAAGTTCCGGATTTTCCTGTGCTATGCGGCTCATTTCGGCATCAACGGCTGCCAGGGCATGCTGAAGCCATCTAATGCGCATGGTAGCTCCACTTCTGGTCAAGCGCGGCCACGTCTTCATCAGGGGCAAAGTCGCCTTCCTCGGCTTCGCGGAGGGCCTTTTGTATTTCTGCGACCTGCCAGGACTCGCGTTCCACAAATTCGTGCAGTGCCTGCACGGCAAGAAAGCTCTTGGTGCGCCCCGTGGCTTCGGCCAGCTCTCCCAGCTGCGTGGCCAGCTCCTTGGGCAGACGGATGGACATGGAAGTTTGCATAACTTTTCCTCGTATTGTAATACAACGTAATTTATGTATTACACACATGGACATGAATCACATTTTCTTATTAGTATTGCATATGGTGAACGTGTACTTCTGCGGCAGCGTGCTTCTTTGTATATGATAGACAGCAGTATTGCAGGAATAAGAAATTTTTCACATCTCGCATCATTTCTTAATGTGCCATTTCGCACAATCCAACATAGCAAACCAACGCATCTAACCTTTTTTCCAATGGGGACATTAGCAGAAGAGGGGGGGGATAAGCAACAGGCATTCATCGATTTTTGCAAGAAAGAGAAGGGGAGGCCCTTTTGCAAAGGCCTCCCCTTCTCGAAGATGTCCGGCTGCCGCTAGGCCCGGTCAAGCGCCTGAGCCAGGTCCGTCAGGATGTCTTCCAGGTTTTCCACCCCCACGGAAAGGCGGACCATGCCGGGCGTGATGCCCGCGGCCACCAGCTGTTCGTCCGAAAGCTGCCGGTGGGTGGAGCTGGCCGGATGCAGAACGCAGCTGCGGATATCCGCCACATGCACCTGAAGGGAAATCATGTTCAGGCTGTCAATGAAGCGGGCGCCGGCATCGCGACCGCCACGCAGCGAAAAGGACACCACGCCGCTGCTGCCCTGCGGCAGATACTTGCAGGCCAGGGCATGGCAGGGGCTGCTTTCCAGGCCGGGATACAGCACGCTTTCCACCTCGGGGCGCCCCTCCAGCCAGCGGGCCACGGCCAGGGCATTTTCACAGTGCTTGCGCATGCGCAGCGGCAGGGTCTCCAGGCCAAGATTGATATAGAAGGCTCCCTGCGGCGTCTGGCAGCAGCCCAGATCGCGCATGAGCTGCACGCGGGCCTTGACAATATAGGCCGCCTTGCCGAAGGCCTG encodes:
- a CDS encoding CopG family ribbon-helix-helix protein — its product is MQTSMSIRLPKELATQLGELAEATGRTKSFLAVQALHEFVERESWQVAEIQKALREAEEGDFAPDEDVAALDQKWSYHAH